Within the Thermanaeromonas toyohensis ToBE genome, the region GCCCACCCTGGCTTTACCTTCTGGTAGGTGTCTCTGGATTTATCTTGATTTCTAGTTTCGCCCCTTCCATTGTCTTAGCCCAGAATCTCCTACCTGGGCACGTGGGTATCGCCTCCGGGTTAATGATTGGGTTTGCTGTAGGCACAGGAGGGCTAGGGTTAACTATATTAGGAGGGATAGCCGATACAATAGGAGTCCCGCAAACCCTTTCCCTAATGAGCCTGTTACCCATTCTGGCCCTGGGGTTAGGCCTCTTTCTCCCCGATGTGCGCCGGGCTCTATCGGTTTAACCTCATCACTTTAAGATACCCCTTCTAGTCCTAAGAGGGCTACTCCTATGGCATTGTCTGTACTATGCTGGGGTTCAGCAAAATATAGCTTCCCGCCTACGGCTCGGTGTTCTAGCCGATGGCGCAAGCGTTCACGCAAGAAAAGATTAGCTGCCACCCCGCCCACGAGAAGTATTTCCCGGTATCCGGTTTCTTCCATCAAGGGCCGTAAAACCTTCTCTAGGGTATTAGCAATACACCTTTCTACTGCTCGGGCTACGGCAGCAGGCGGAGCACCTTGCTGGATAAGGCGTTCAGCGTGGGAGGCTGGCCCGGAAAAGCTGAAATTATAGCCGCGTACGGCGGAAGGGAGGGTTACCTCTTCTGCGTCTGATCCTGCTTCCCGGGCCAGCTGTTCCAGGTGTGGCCCAGCGGGAAAAGGTAAGCCCAGAAGAACGCCGATACGATCAATTAATTGCCCGGCGTTAAGGTCTGTACTGCCGCCCACTTTCTTTAGTTTAAGGCTCCCTTTTTCATGCTCCACTAGCAATATTTCTGAAGTTCCCCCGGAAAGATGAACAGCTATAAAGGGCTTCCTGGGAACAAACCCCGCTGACCATAGGCCGGCCCGCAGGTGACCCTCTTGATGGGTGGTGGACCAAAAAGGTACTCTCAAGGCAGCAGAGAGAATACGGCCTTGGTGAGCGGAAACAGTAAAAACAGGCATATAAGAACCGGGAACCGGTCTTGGCTTAATGGAAGCTGCCACGGCCCGGAGTTCCCGGGGAGAAACCAATTCAAAGGCGCGAAGTAGGAGCTCGGGAAGGTTTCCTATATGCTGAAAAACCGCCATAGATTGCTGCAGCCCGTATTCTCCCTCAGGTACCCGCAGCAACCGGCGG harbors:
- a CDS encoding O-sialoglycoprotein endopeptidase; its protein translation is MAVLGIDTSCYTTAIAIVDTQGKLLFEDRRLLRVPEGEYGLQQSMAVFQHIGNLPELLLRAFELVSPRELRAVAASIKPRPVPGSYMPVFTVSAHQGRILSAALRVPFWSTTHQEGHLRAGLWSAGFVPRKPFIAVHLSGGTSEILLVEHEKGSLKLKKVGGSTDLNAGQLIDRIGVLLGLPFPAGPHLEQLAREAGSDAEEVTLPSAVRGYNFSFSGPASHAERLIQQGAPPAAVARAVERCIANTLEKVLRPLMEETGYREILLVGGVAANLFLRERLRHRLEHRAVGGKLYFAEPQHSTDNAIGVALLGLEGVS